Proteins from a genomic interval of Candidatus Gracilibacteria bacterium:
- a CDS encoding CapA family protein: protein MTLRFAVGLIVGLLLIVGAGSGVWWMKNHDVEFQENFLASFTGSEGNLSRIGGTKESNTVTLVAFGDMMLDRYVWTLMQRNGLDYPFVYFPELLDSMLTDPETQERLTQDFLFANLEGPISDTDYVNPGTAMIFNFRPEVVEVLQKYGFNVLNIANNHSYDMGADAAGQTRTYLSAGGISYFGEAKGITENSIWRTEANGVTLTFIGFNDTLSDQLDLDAATALIQSVEDTSDFTIVSIHWGVEYRITPTADQIETAHAFIDSGADVILGHHPHVVETSEWYNGPDGTPRPIYYSLGNFVFDQYFQQNVQEGLGLTITLKKAPNELESSGTNFITVRETPFDILKSQVKKRGSNFAFRVCIAAFFMVLLYDGRKKTTQNKNHLTQNKNGKTHPLVSAQCQPILPTESVG, encoded by the coding sequence TTGACCCTTCGCTTCGCTGTGGGCTTAATTGTCGGCTTGCTCCTCATTGTGGGCGCAGGTAGTGGCGTGTGGTGGATGAAAAATCACGACGTTGAATTTCAAGAAAATTTTCTCGCCTCCTTCACGGGTTCGGAAGGGAATCTTTCAAGAATCGGAGGCACAAAAGAATCCAACACCGTCACCCTCGTGGCTTTCGGCGATATGATGTTGGACCGTTATGTGTGGACTTTGATGCAAAGGAACGGGCTCGATTATCCATTTGTGTATTTTCCGGAATTGCTCGATTCCATGCTTACAGATCCGGAAACGCAAGAACGCCTGACTCAAGATTTCCTCTTCGCTAATCTCGAAGGTCCGATTTCGGATACGGATTATGTGAACCCCGGCACAGCCATGATTTTTAATTTTCGGCCCGAAGTGGTTGAGGTTTTACAAAAATACGGGTTCAACGTGCTCAACATCGCCAACAATCACTCCTACGACATGGGCGCCGACGCAGCCGGGCAAACCCGAACCTACTTGAGCGCAGGAGGCATTTCCTATTTTGGCGAAGCCAAAGGCATTACGGAAAATTCTATCTGGCGCACGGAAGCGAATGGCGTGACTCTGACCTTTATCGGGTTCAACGACACGCTTTCCGACCAGCTCGACCTCGACGCGGCCACGGCCTTGATTCAATCCGTAGAAGACACGTCGGATTTCACGATTGTCTCGATTCATTGGGGCGTGGAATATCGCATCACTCCGACCGCAGACCAAATCGAAACCGCGCACGCTTTCATCGACTCCGGCGCAGATGTGATTCTCGGCCATCACCCGCATGTGGTGGAAACCAGCGAGTGGTACAACGGCCCGGACGGCACGCCTCGGCCGATTTATTACTCACTCGGCAATTTTGTGTTCGATCAATATTTTCAACAAAACGTGCAGGAGGGGCTGGGGCTGACCATTACGTTAAAAAAAGCGCCAAACGAGCTTGAATCGAGTGGCACAAATTTTATCACGGTCCGCGAGACTCCGTTTGATATTCTGAAATCACAGGTGAAAAAGCGCTGATCCAATTTCGCATTTCGCGTTTGCATTGCCGCGTTTTTTATGGTATTATTATATGATGGTCGAAAAAAGACGACCCAAAACAAAAACCATTTAACCCAAAACAAAAATGGAAAAACTCATCCGCTTGTATCCGCTCAATGCCAGCCTATCCTGCCAACCGAGTCGGTTGGTTAA